The window TCAGCGTGCCTGGTTCACCACCTGGCTCATCGTTCTGCTCGGCCTCGCGGCACTCGCTCTGGCTGCTTACGTTGGCGCGGTGATCCGCCGCTCGCTGATCGCCCCGTTGCACGAGATCACTGAAACCGCGGACCACATCGCGGCCGGTAAGGTCGTCGTCACCGTACCGCACAGCGAGCGTCTCGACGAAGTCGGCAAGCTTGGCCAGGCCGTGCAGCAGCTTCAGGACACGCTGATCCGCAACAAGGAATTGCGGACGCTCGAACGGACGAGCTCGCGGCAGCGCGACAATCTCGAAATTCAGCTCCAGGAGAACAAGCGCCATCTGCTGGCTGCGATCAACAGCATGATGCCGGGCCTGATGATGCTGGACCCGGAGGGCAAGGTCATCCTGATGAACGCGTCCTACCGGAAGATCTATCGGCTTCCGCAGGACATGCCGCAATCGGGCCTGACGATCCGCGATATCCTTCGGCGCCGGATCGAGATTGGCACCTTCGCCGGCGACGTCGAGAGCTATGTCGAGGCCATCCTTGCGCGGATCGAGCAGGGCAGGCCCGCCGTCAAACATGTCGACCTCAAGGACGGACGGGTCATCCGTATCGTCGAGCGGCCGATGACCGGCGGCGTCGGCTGGGTGTCGACGCATGAGGATTTCACCGAGCAGCGGCATCTGCAGCGCTCGCTTGAGCGCACCGAGCACTTGCTCGCCGCGATCATGGAGACCAGTCGCGTAGCCATCGTCGTCAAGGACGCGGCCACGCTCCGCTACATATTCGTCAACCACGCGGCAGAGGTTCTGTTCGGCGTCAGCCGCGCTGAGATGATCGGTCGGACGGCACGCGATGTCTTCGGTGCCGCGACCGCTGAGTGGATCGAGCGCGAGGATCGCCAGCTGCAGCGGGCGGATGCCGGTGCCACAATGACGGTGCGCGCGATCGAGACCCCCGGAAATGGCCGCCGCCTGATCGGCATCAGGCGCGTCCCGGTTGCGAGCGACGACGGTCAGTCGCACATGCTGCTGAGCCTGATCGAGGAGCAGGCCGAGCAGGCGACGGCGTCGGCCGGCTGAGGCGCGTTGCCTCAGCTCTCGCGGCGTGCGGGCGAAGCGGTTGCGACGATCAGCCCGGCGACCACGATCACGGCGATCCCGGCCCAGGTCATCGGCGAGGGCAGGTCGCCGAACACGATAAAGCCGAGCGCGGTCGCGCCGATCAGTTCGAGATAGACGAAGGGCGAGAGCGTCTGCACCTGCGCCAGGCGGAACGCGCTGATCGTCATCAGGTTGCTGAGCGTCGAGACGAGGCCCATCAGCAGGATCAGCAGCAGCCCTTCGCGCGTCGGCGTCGTCCATTGCAGCAGGGCGAAGGGCATCAGCATCGCGATGCCGAGCACGAGCTGGATCGTCAGCGTCGCCACCGGTGGCCGGTCCTGCGCGGTGGCGCGGGTCAGCACCAGATAGCAGGCTATGCAGAAGCCAGAAGCGAGCGCGATCAGCGTGCCGGTGCTGGTCTCGGTGCCCGGGCGCACGACGAGGATGGCGCCGACGAAGCCGAGGGCGACGGCGAGGAGCTTTCGACGGTCGAGCCGCTCGCGCAGCGCGATCGAGGCGAGCAGCGTCGCTGCGATCGGGGCAATGAAATAGGCGCCGAGTGCATCGGCCAGTGGAATCCGCACGATCGCCACGAAGTAGAGTGTCATCGCCGCGACGAGGAAGGCGGTACGCAGGATCTGCGACAGCCAGTACCGGCCTGAGGATGCCGAGGCCATCGCCGTCATGCGCCCGCGCTGGAGCAGGGCGACCGGGAGCACGAAGCCGAGCGCCGCGACATAGCGTATCCAGCTCAGGAAGACCGGAGAGTGAGTGCTGCTGAGATATTTGGCGATGGCGTCGGAGGTCGGGATGATCAGCATCGACACCGCCATCAGCACGACGCCGAGCGTCTCGTTGCGAAGCCGGGTGCGCGGCCGATCAGGGGAGGAGGTCATGCGGCCGACCCTTACATGATTCCGCATGACGGGCAGGTGTGCCGTTAACTCCTTTTCAGCTTCGGTAAATGCTCGTTAACCGCTTATGGCGGCTGCCGACCTCCAGTGCTCTCGTGACGTTGACGTGAACAAAGAGAAAACTAATATGAACATATAGAGAACATTGGAGATCGGACATGCTGGTTGCCCGCAAGCTGATGGCCGGAGCCGTGGAGTTCCTGGCGCTCGCGCTCTTCGTCGGAATGATCTGGGTCTGGGCGGCGCTTGCCTCGGGGCCGCACGTCTGACAGCCCTACGGACAGGGGCGGGGGAGGCTTTGGTGGCATGTCCACAGCCCCGTATCCCAGCCCGCTCGACCGGGATGGGGTGGCGCGCCATAACCGGTTCGGAGCATGCTCTTAGGATCAAGAATCGGCGCAGGTTCTTTCGCTCGGCCCACTGGCTGAACGGAAGGCGCGCCGGAGGGCGCGATGACCGACCGCAAAGACGACGCACTGGTTCAGGACGAGGTCGGCTTCGTCCACCTGCATGTCCATTCGAGCTATTCGCTGCTTGAGGGCGCGATCCAGGTCGGCACGCTCGCCAAGCTCGCAGCCGGCGATGGTCAGCCGGCCATGGCGCTGACCGACACCAACAATCTGTTTGGCGCGCTCGAATTCTCCGAGAAGCTGGCGAGCTCCGGCATCCAGCCGATCGCCGGCGTGCAGCTCTCCGTCGACTTCGCCGATGAGGACACGGGCGGACGCAAGCCGGTCCAGAGCGTGACGCCACATCTCGTCCTGCTGGCGACGAGCGAGGCCGGCTACAGCAATCTGATGAAGCTGGTGACGCAGGCCTGCCTGGTGGCCGGGGCCGGCGAGCCGGTCGCGGCGATCGACCATGTCGCCGAATGCGGCCATGATCTGATCGCGCTGACCGGCGGCTTCGGTGGGCCGCTCGACGCAGCCTTGCGTGCCGGACAGCCGGCCCAGGCGGCGGCACGGCTCGCGCGCCTGCGGGAGATTTTTGGCGATCGGCTCTATGTCGAGCTCCAGCGCCATGATCGCGAGGACGGAGCGGCGATCGAGGCCGGGCTGCTGCGGCTCGCCTATGACGCTGACCTGCCGATCGTCGCCACCAACGAGCCCTATTTCGGCAAGCCTGCCGATTTCGAGGCGCATGACGCGCTGCTTGCTGTCGCGGCCGGCAGGCTGGTCTCGGACAATGAGCGCCGGCGCGTCACGCCGGAGCATTATTTCGCCAGTCGCGCCGAGATGAAGCGCCGCTTCGCCGACCTGCCGGAAGCTCTGGCCTCGACCGTCGAGATCGCCCGGCGCTGCTCCTGGCGCGTCGGCCTGCGCAAGCCGATCCTGCCACGCTTCGGCGAGGAGGGGCGCGACGAGGCCGAGGAGCTGGAGAGCCAGGCGAAAGCAGGGCTCGAAGCACGGCTTGCCAAGCATGGGCCGGCTGCGGGCTTCACCGTCGAGGACTACGAAAAGCGGCTCGCCTTCGAGCTCTCAATTATCACCCGGATGAAATTCCCGGGCTATTTCCTCATTGTTGCCGACTTCATCAAATGGGCCAAGGATCACGACATTCCGGTCGGTCCCGGCCGCGGCTCCGGCGCGGGCTCGCTCGTCGCCTATGCCCTGACCATCACCGACGTCGACCCGCTGCGCTTCGGCCTGCTGTTCGAGCGCTTCCTCAACCCGGATCGCGTCTCGATGCCGGACTTCGACATCGACTTCTGCCAGTACCGGCGTGAAGAGGTGATCGAGTACGTCAAGCATCGCTATGGCGAGCAGCGGGTTGCCCAGATCATCACCTTCGGCACCCTGCAGGCGCGCGGCGTGCTGCGCGACGTCGGCCGCGTGCTGGAGATGCCTTACGGCCAGGTCGACAAGCTGACCAAGCTGGTGCCGCAGAACCCGGCCAAGCCGATCACCCTGCCGGAGGCGATCGCCGGCGAGCCCAAATTGCAGGAGGCGGCGGCGGAGGAGCCGGTCGTCGCGCGCCTGCTCGAGATCGCCCAGAAGCTGGAAGGGCTGCATCGCCACGCCTCGACCCACGCCGCCGGCGTCGTCATCGGCGACAGGCCGCTGGAGGAACTGGTCGCGCTCTCGGTCGACCCGCGCACCGGCATGCGAGTCACCCAGTTCAATATGAAGTGGGTCGAGCAGGCGGGACTGGTGAAGTTCGACTTCCTCGGCCTGAAGACGCTGACCACGCTGACCATCGCGGTCAAGCTGATCGCCCAGCGCGGCATCGAGGTCGATCTCGCCCAGCTGCCCTTCGATGATCCGAAGACCTACGAGATGCTGTCGCGCGGCGAGACGGTCGGCGTGTTCCAGGTGGAATCGGTCGGCATGCGTAAGGCGCTGGTCGAGATGAAGGCCGACCGGATCGAGGACCTGATCGCGCTGGTGGCGCTCTATCGCCCCGGCCCGATGGACAACATCCCGACCTATTGCCGCCGCAAGCTCGGGCTGGAGGAGCCGACCTATCTCCATCCCGGCATGGAGCCGTTCCTGTCGGAGACGCACGGCATCATCGTCTACCAGGAACAGGTGATGCAGGTCGCGCAGGCGCTGTCGGGCTATTCGCTCGGCGAAGCCGACCTGCTGCGCCGCGCCATGGGCAAGAAGATCAAGGCCGAGATGGACGCCCAGCGCGACCGTTTCGTGAAGGGAGCGATTGCGGCTGGCCTGAAGAAGGATCTGGCTTCCGAGATCTTCGATCTGCTGGCGAAGTTTGCCGACTACGGCTTCAACAAGAGCCATGCGGCGGCCTATGCCGTCGTCGCGTTCCAGACCGCCTATCTCAAGGCGAACTACCCTGTAGAATTCCTCGCCGCGTCGATGACGCTCGACATCGGCAATACCGACAAGCTCTCGGAATTCCGTCGTGATGCGGAACGGCTCGGCATCAAGGTCGAGCGCCCCTCGATCAACCGTTCCGGCGTCGATTTCGATGTCGCCGACGGGGCGATCCGATATGCGCTTGGCGCGATCAAGGGCGTCGGCCGGGCGGCGGTCGAATCGATCGTCGTGGCGCGCGCCAAGGAAGGCCCGTTCCGTGACCTCGCCGATTTCGCCCGCAGGATCGATACGCGCCTGGTCAACCGGCGCACGATCGAGGCGCTGATCTCGGCCGGCGCGCTCGACGAGATCGAGCCGGAGCGCGCCAGGGCGATGGTTGCGGTCGATGGCATGCTCGCGCTCTCGAACCGCGTCCGCGACGAAGCGGCCGCCGGACAGCTCGACATGCTTGGTGGTGGGGAGGCGGAGGCCTTCCGCATCCCGCCCTTCGAGCCCTGGGCGCCGGCCGAGCGGCTGCAGCGCGAGCACGATGCGGTCGGCTTCTTCCTGTCAGGTCACCCGCTCGACGATTACGAGCATGTGCTCAAGCGCCTGCGGGTGCAGAGCTATGCTGATTTCGCCCGCAATGTCCGCGCCAGCGGCACCTCGATCGCCAAGGTCGCCGCCTCCGTCATCGACAGGTCGGAACGCCGGACCAAGTCCGGCAACAAGATGGGCATCGTGCAGCTGTCCGATCCCAGCGGCCAGTTCGAAGCGATCCTGTTCTCGGAAGGCCTGCAGCGCTATCGCGAGCTGCTCGAGCCCGGTGCGGCGCTGGTGCTGCGGCTCTCGGCCGTGCTCGACGGCGAGGAGGTCCGCCCGCGCATCGAGGATTGCGAACGGCTCGACGATCTCGCCAACCGGCAGAAGCAGGATCTCTGCATTTTCCTGCGCGACGACAAGGCGCTGTCCTCGATCGCCGAGCGGGTCAAGCCACGCGACGGTGTCCGCGCCGCAGGCAAGATCTCGCTGGTGATGATCCTCGACGATGGCGCCCAGGAGGTCGAGATCGAATTGCCGGGACGCTATCCGGTCAACCAGCAGGTCGCCAATGCGGTGCGTGCCGCGCCCGGTGTGGTGAATGTCGAACTGCGCTGACGAGCGTCGTCAGTCCCCAGCCTTGCGCTACCGGCGATCGAGGCTTCAGAGTGCGCGCAGATAACGGTGGCGTCCGGGGGGACTTGAATGAAGCAGTATGTTGCGCGCATCCCGATGAGCCTTGCCGTGCCCGAGGCGATGCATTGGGCGATCAAGGACGTGCTCGAAGGCGAGTACGAAGCCGGCTTCGACGGTATCGGTCTCGACATCCTCGACATCGGCGCCAATGTCGGTTCGTTCGCGCTCTGGGCGAGCGCGCGCTGGCCCGGCAGCATGGTCACCTCCTATGAGCCGCATCCGGGGACCTTCGCGCTGCTGCAGCAGAATACCCGGCTGCGTCGCGACATCGTCACGGTGAACGCCGCCCTGTTCCCCGGTGGTCAGAAAACGGCGACCTTCCTCAGCCGCTTTGCCGGCGATGGCGAGTCGGGCCTCGCCTCCTATGCCGGCGACACCTTCGTGGCCGGAGCGATGGTCGAGCGTTACGAAGTCGCGGTTGTCGATCCGGCGAGCCTACCCTCGGCCGACATCATCAAGATCGACATCGAGGGCGGTGAGGGAGACGTGCTCGATCATCTCGATCTGTCGAAGACCTCGCTGGTGCTGCTCGAATACCAGAACCGCAAGAACCGCCAGCAATTGGAGGCACGCCTTAAAGCTGATTTCGAACTGATCGACACGGTCGAGCACATCTGGGACCCGCTGCTCGAACAGCGCTGCTACCGGCCCGATCTCGCCGGCGACGTCTATGGCCGCATGTTCGCCGCGCGCAGGGGCATCACGCGGATGACGCGCACCGCCGCGGTGTGAGGGAAAACCTGTGATCGACGCCCAGACCGCGCTGATCGTCGTCGACGTCCAGAACGATTTCTGTCCCGGCGGCAGCCTGGCGGTTGCTGGCGGCGACGAGATCGTCCCGCTCGTCAACGAGCTCGGACGACGCTTCGCCACGGCCGTGCTGACGCAGGACTGGCACCCGGCCGGGCATTCATCGTTCGCGTCGAGCCATCCCGGTCACAAGCCCTTCGAGACGGTGGCGATGCCCTACGGGACGCAGGTGCTCTGGCCGGACCATTGCGTGCAGGGCAGCGCGGGCGCGGCCTTTCATCCGGGGCTCGACCTTGCCATGGCGCAGGCGGTGATCCGCAAGGGTTGCCGACGCGAGGTCGACAGCTATTCCGGCTTCGTCGAGGCCGACCGCACCACGCCGACCGGGCTCGGCGGCTATCTTAGGGAGCGCGCGATCGCCCGCGTCGTGGTGGTCGGCCTCGCCACCGATTTCTGCGTGAACTGGACGGCACAGGATGCGGCCCGCCACGGTTTCGAGACCATTGTCGTCGAGGAAGCCTGCCGCGCCATCGACCTCGACGGTTCGCTCGATCGCGCCTGGGCGGAGATGGCGGCGCTCGGCGTGAGGCGGGCAGGGCTCGCCGATCTGAGCGGGTAAAATCCCTTCACCGCGCCAGAGCGCGCATCTGCACCTGGACTCGATCGCGGCCGAGGCGCTTCGAGCGATAGAGAGCCTCGTCCGCCTGCTCCAGCAGCGTCTCTAGCTCATCGCTGGCAGCATCGCCCTCGGCGACCCCGATGCTGAGCGTCGGTAGCAGGAGGGGAGCCCCGTCCCAATCGACAAGCATCCGCGCGAAGGCGGTCCGGATTCGGTTAGCGATACGCACCGCGCCCTTGGTCGGCATATGCGGGAGGAGGGCGACGAACTCGTCGCCGCCATGGCGCGCCAGGATGTCGCTGGCGCGCAGTTCGGTACGGGCGGCTTCGGCGAAGAGCTGCAGGATACGATCGCCCGCGGCATGGCCATGCGTGTCGTTCAGGCTCTTGAAGTGGTCGATGTCGACCAGCAGCAGGGTCAGCCGGCCCGGGCGCTTGCCCGCATCCGCCGCGATCCGTGCCATGGCACGTTCCAGGCCGCTGCGGTTCATCGCGCCGGTGAGAGGATCGTGCTGGGCGATTGTGATCAGCCTGTTGCGGCTGCGCTCGGCGGCGAGCAGGAGCAATGCACCGCTCCTAAGGAGCACGAAGGCGGTGCCGGTCGCCGCGAGCCACGGATTGGCGTTATCGGCAGGAAACAGTTCGGCGCCGAGCTCTCCGGTCACGGCGAGCCAGGCGCGGAACGCAAACAAGATCGCGGTTGGCGCGAACAGGGCGGCCAGGATCGCGCCGGCAACCAGCCGTTCGCGTCGCCACAGAAGCAGGCCCTCCCGGACCAGGAGCGCGTCGCAGGCCATGACCAGGACGGAGACGAGGACGACGCGCCTGACGAAGCCTTCGGGCTCGCTCCACAGGAACAACGGGATGGCGGCGGCTGCGACGGCCAAGGCGTAGAGCGGCAGGCGTGCCGGCCGCCCGGCAAAGCTCCTCACCCCGAACAAGACGAAAAGATAGCCGATCCAGCTGACAGTGTTGGCGAGCGGGATCGAAATGATGTCCGGGATGATGTCCCGCAGCCCAACGCCAATCAGGCCGATACCGATCAGCAGATTGCTCAGTCCCCACCAGAGCGGCCAGCGCTCGAAGCGGCCAGTCGCGTAGGCGGCGAGCTGGACGAAGCCGAGAATCAAGGCGGTGATCGCACCCGCCAGGTAGATTGTCCTCAGATCGAGCAACACGCCACGCCATCCAAGTCGACTCGCGCGA is drawn from Bosea sp. Tri-49 and contains these coding sequences:
- the dnaE gene encoding DNA polymerase III subunit alpha, whose protein sequence is MTDRKDDALVQDEVGFVHLHVHSSYSLLEGAIQVGTLAKLAAGDGQPAMALTDTNNLFGALEFSEKLASSGIQPIAGVQLSVDFADEDTGGRKPVQSVTPHLVLLATSEAGYSNLMKLVTQACLVAGAGEPVAAIDHVAECGHDLIALTGGFGGPLDAALRAGQPAQAAARLARLREIFGDRLYVELQRHDREDGAAIEAGLLRLAYDADLPIVATNEPYFGKPADFEAHDALLAVAAGRLVSDNERRRVTPEHYFASRAEMKRRFADLPEALASTVEIARRCSWRVGLRKPILPRFGEEGRDEAEELESQAKAGLEARLAKHGPAAGFTVEDYEKRLAFELSIITRMKFPGYFLIVADFIKWAKDHDIPVGPGRGSGAGSLVAYALTITDVDPLRFGLLFERFLNPDRVSMPDFDIDFCQYRREEVIEYVKHRYGEQRVAQIITFGTLQARGVLRDVGRVLEMPYGQVDKLTKLVPQNPAKPITLPEAIAGEPKLQEAAAEEPVVARLLEIAQKLEGLHRHASTHAAGVVIGDRPLEELVALSVDPRTGMRVTQFNMKWVEQAGLVKFDFLGLKTLTTLTIAVKLIAQRGIEVDLAQLPFDDPKTYEMLSRGETVGVFQVESVGMRKALVEMKADRIEDLIALVALYRPGPMDNIPTYCRRKLGLEEPTYLHPGMEPFLSETHGIIVYQEQVMQVAQALSGYSLGEADLLRRAMGKKIKAEMDAQRDRFVKGAIAAGLKKDLASEIFDLLAKFADYGFNKSHAAAYAVVAFQTAYLKANYPVEFLAASMTLDIGNTDKLSEFRRDAERLGIKVERPSINRSGVDFDVADGAIRYALGAIKGVGRAAVESIVVARAKEGPFRDLADFARRIDTRLVNRRTIEALISAGALDEIEPERARAMVAVDGMLALSNRVRDEAAAGQLDMLGGGEAEAFRIPPFEPWAPAERLQREHDAVGFFLSGHPLDDYEHVLKRLRVQSYADFARNVRASGTSIAKVAASVIDRSERRTKSGNKMGIVQLSDPSGQFEAILFSEGLQRYRELLEPGAALVLRLSAVLDGEEVRPRIEDCERLDDLANRQKQDLCIFLRDDKALSSIAERVKPRDGVRAAGKISLVMILDDGAQEVEIELPGRYPVNQQVANAVRAAPGVVNVELR
- a CDS encoding PAS-domain containing protein, encoding MVQRRILDRLRAVSLRHQVYAASCAFFVVICALVAVALLSFRQQAEYQDKLSLSSRSAAYVERANGLIYAVVMESRGIYMSSDSATVARYGENLLKRNRDLADVVEAWAKIVRSDDAELFAAFKTRIAEFIRFRAELVRRANVIGQAAGRAWGDNEANRATRAALNADLEALGRIYARRADEVVILNQRAWFTTWLIVLLGLAALALAAYVGAVIRRSLIAPLHEITETADHIAAGKVVVTVPHSERLDEVGKLGQAVQQLQDTLIRNKELRTLERTSSRQRDNLEIQLQENKRHLLAAINSMMPGLMMLDPEGKVILMNASYRKIYRLPQDMPQSGLTIRDILRRRIEIGTFAGDVESYVEAILARIEQGRPAVKHVDLKDGRVIRIVERPMTGGVGWVSTHEDFTEQRHLQRSLERTEHLLAAIMETSRVAIVVKDAATLRYIFVNHAAEVLFGVSRAEMIGRTARDVFGAATAEWIEREDRQLQRADAGATMTVRAIETPGNGRRLIGIRRVPVASDDGQSHMLLSLIEEQAEQATASAG
- a CDS encoding DMT family transporter, translated to MTSSPDRPRTRLRNETLGVVLMAVSMLIIPTSDAIAKYLSSTHSPVFLSWIRYVAALGFVLPVALLQRGRMTAMASASSGRYWLSQILRTAFLVAAMTLYFVAIVRIPLADALGAYFIAPIAATLLASIALRERLDRRKLLAVALGFVGAILVVRPGTETSTGTLIALASGFCIACYLVLTRATAQDRPPVATLTIQLVLGIAMLMPFALLQWTTPTREGLLLILLMGLVSTLSNLMTISAFRLAQVQTLSPFVYLELIGATALGFIVFGDLPSPMTWAGIAVIVVAGLIVATASPARRES
- a CDS encoding FkbM family methyltransferase; translation: MKQYVARIPMSLAVPEAMHWAIKDVLEGEYEAGFDGIGLDILDIGANVGSFALWASARWPGSMVTSYEPHPGTFALLQQNTRLRRDIVTVNAALFPGGQKTATFLSRFAGDGESGLASYAGDTFVAGAMVERYEVAVVDPASLPSADIIKIDIEGGEGDVLDHLDLSKTSLVLLEYQNRKNRQQLEARLKADFELIDTVEHIWDPLLEQRCYRPDLAGDVYGRMFAARRGITRMTRTAAV
- a CDS encoding GGDEF domain-containing protein — protein: MLLDLRTIYLAGAITALILGFVQLAAYATGRFERWPLWWGLSNLLIGIGLIGVGLRDIIPDIISIPLANTVSWIGYLFVLFGVRSFAGRPARLPLYALAVAAAAIPLFLWSEPEGFVRRVVLVSVLVMACDALLVREGLLLWRRERLVAGAILAALFAPTAILFAFRAWLAVTGELGAELFPADNANPWLAATGTAFVLLRSGALLLLAAERSRNRLITIAQHDPLTGAMNRSGLERAMARIAADAGKRPGRLTLLLVDIDHFKSLNDTHGHAAGDRILQLFAEAARTELRASDILARHGGDEFVALLPHMPTKGAVRIANRIRTAFARMLVDWDGAPLLLPTLSIGVAEGDAASDELETLLEQADEALYRSKRLGRDRVQVQMRALAR
- the pncA gene encoding bifunctional nicotinamidase/pyrazinamidase, with protein sequence MIDAQTALIVVDVQNDFCPGGSLAVAGGDEIVPLVNELGRRFATAVLTQDWHPAGHSSFASSHPGHKPFETVAMPYGTQVLWPDHCVQGSAGAAFHPGLDLAMAQAVIRKGCRREVDSYSGFVEADRTTPTGLGGYLRERAIARVVVVGLATDFCVNWTAQDAARHGFETIVVEEACRAIDLDGSLDRAWAEMAALGVRRAGLADLSG